The following coding sequences lie in one Tichowtungia aerotolerans genomic window:
- a CDS encoding PHP domain-containing protein, producing MNARIDFHIHSCLSPCAALEMSPRAIIAGAKEKGLDCIALADHGCVENLPAFHDACAEAGLPCLYGLEATSSEEVHTLCLFDQLDPALKFGRMIYDSIMDYPNDPERFGMQPIVTVDDDVLNFADKLLFAATDISFFDLVPMALDAGALCIPSHIDREYLGAIAQIGFLPDLPYDAVEVVSPNPPAGAEKWPIVHFSDAHHPDQIGRRFTEVETEAFTVPALRAAFHKLLPA from the coding sequence CGGATTGATTTCCATATTCATTCCTGTCTGTCACCATGCGCTGCCCTGGAAATGTCGCCGCGGGCGATTATCGCCGGGGCGAAAGAAAAAGGGCTGGACTGTATCGCCTTGGCCGATCATGGATGCGTGGAAAACCTGCCGGCGTTTCATGACGCCTGCGCCGAAGCAGGATTGCCGTGTTTGTACGGTCTGGAAGCGACCTCTTCTGAGGAAGTTCACACCCTCTGTCTGTTCGATCAGCTCGACCCGGCACTTAAGTTTGGTCGGATGATTTATGATTCTATTATGGATTATCCCAACGACCCGGAACGGTTCGGCATGCAGCCGATTGTGACCGTAGACGACGATGTGCTGAACTTCGCTGACAAACTGCTTTTTGCCGCCACAGACATTTCATTTTTCGATTTAGTGCCCATGGCGCTCGATGCCGGAGCACTCTGTATTCCGTCACACATCGACCGCGAATATCTGGGCGCCATCGCTCAGATCGGCTTTCTGCCGGATCTGCCGTATGATGCCGTCGAAGTGGTTTCTCCAAATCCGCCGGCCGGCGCAGAAAAATGGCCGATTGTCCACTTTTCTGATGCACATCATCCGGACCAGATCGGCCGACGTTTTACCGAAGTGGAAACCGAAGCCTTCACCGTTCCCGCATTACGCGCGGCTTTTCATAAACTGCTTCCGGCATAA
- a CDS encoding universal stress protein, whose translation MKKILVAVDFSKGSDRVVQQAIELGKELDGQLYMVHVTSDTLKDAYASTQFYDVASEFAAAPAGDIELARNLCAKEYKREHNALLKISSRMKEEGIRAQAMLLKGDAAGLILEKANELRIDLIVMGSHGHGLLRKVLVGSVAEGVLRKAPCGVLIVPATANLTPIL comes from the coding sequence ATGAAAAAAATACTGGTTGCGGTTGATTTTTCCAAAGGGAGCGATCGAGTGGTGCAGCAGGCGATCGAGCTGGGTAAAGAACTGGATGGACAGCTCTATATGGTCCACGTGACATCCGACACATTAAAGGACGCATATGCATCAACACAGTTTTATGATGTTGCCTCTGAATTTGCCGCCGCTCCGGCCGGAGATATCGAGCTGGCCCGAAATCTGTGCGCCAAAGAGTATAAACGGGAACATAACGCCTTGTTGAAAATTTCTTCCCGGATGAAGGAGGAGGGAATAAGAGCGCAAGCGATGCTCCTGAAGGGAGATGCGGCAGGGTTGATTCTGGAAAAAGCCAACGAATTGAGAATCGATTTGATTGTGATGGGCTCACACGGCCACGGACTGCTCCGAAAGGTGCTGGTCGGCAGCGTCGCCGAGGGAGTGCTGCGGAAAGCCCCCTGCGGCGTGCTGATTGTCCCGGCGACAGCGAACCTGACGCCGATCCTGTGA
- a CDS encoding MBL fold metallo-hydrolase, translated as MNLELITVGSYEVNCAVVWGKARKALILDPGKDAKEIENFLKTNNLQTAAYLLTHGHADHISALAELHKNHPAPVYLHPADQEWAFGPSNQILPYYPVPLRPDAEFPIFGKNDLEYSRVWNIADLSFQCLETPGHTPGGVCYWFQDAGVCFTGDTLFKGSCGRTDLPGGDARTLTESLKKLTETLPPETQIVAGHGLTSTIAKELATNFFLQKFNR; from the coding sequence ATGAATCTCGAATTAATCACTGTAGGCTCATACGAAGTCAATTGTGCTGTTGTATGGGGAAAAGCACGCAAAGCCCTGATCCTCGACCCGGGGAAAGACGCAAAAGAAATAGAAAACTTTCTCAAAACAAACAACTTACAAACCGCCGCATATCTGCTCACGCACGGCCACGCCGACCACATCAGCGCCCTCGCCGAACTGCATAAAAATCACCCTGCGCCAGTCTACCTGCATCCAGCCGATCAGGAATGGGCCTTTGGCCCCAGCAACCAGATTCTGCCGTACTACCCTGTGCCGCTCCGCCCCGATGCAGAGTTTCCAATCTTTGGAAAAAATGATCTCGAATATTCCAGGGTTTGGAACATTGCAGACCTAAGTTTCCAATGTTTGGAAACTCCCGGCCACACGCCCGGCGGTGTCTGCTACTGGTTTCAGGACGCGGGTGTTTGCTTTACCGGAGACACGCTTTTTAAAGGATCATGCGGGCGCACCGACCTTCCCGGCGGAGACGCGCGTACGTTGACTGAGTCCCTGAAAAAACTGACAGAGACTCTTCCTCCGGAAACTCAAATTGTCGCGGGTCACGGACTGACCTCCACGATTGCCAAGGAACTGGCGACTAATTTCTTTTTACAGAAGTTCAATCGGTAA
- a CDS encoding phosphoenolpyruvate carboxykinase (GTP), which yields MSAPTTNQKLLDWVAEIEKMCTPDQVVWCDGSTEEYDRLMDLMVSTGMAIKLNEEKRPNSYAFNSDPSDVARVEGRTYIASVKEEDAGPTNNWIDPVELKKTMTELYSGCMKGRTMYVIPFSMGPIGSDIAKNAIEITDSPYVVVNMHIMARVSTEVLRLIEKNDDFIPCLHSVGSPLEEGQEDSRWPCAPIEKKYIAHFPEENLIWSYGSGYGGNALLGKKCLALRIASAMAGREGWMAEHMLILRFTSPEGKQYHIAAAFPSACGKTNLAMLQSTVPGWKVETIGDDIAWMKPGEDGRLYAINPEAGFFGVAPGTAEYSNPMALASCASDAIFTNVVVTEDKDVWWEDMGYDCPNGGGTDWKNNPWKQGDVDADGNKIKGAHPNSRFTARADHCPVICPDWENPAGVPIDIFVFGGKRTSVMPLVHEAFDFEQGVYMGATASSEPTAAALDLGNVSLRFDPFAMTPFIGYHAGDYMQHWFDMGEKLGDKAPKCFYVNWFQKDESGFVWPGFGDNSRVLKWMCDRVEGKVDAVETPIGLMPKKEDFCFEGLDLSDEAWEKLMTVDNAEFLKTVENAKEYLAKFGDKLPAKISEQLEKLEARLNA from the coding sequence ATGAGCGCACCGACAACAAATCAGAAGCTACTTGATTGGGTAGCTGAAATCGAAAAAATGTGCACCCCGGACCAGGTGGTTTGGTGTGATGGATCGACTGAAGAGTACGATCGCCTGATGGACCTGATGGTCAGCACCGGAATGGCAATCAAGCTGAACGAAGAAAAACGCCCGAACAGCTACGCATTCAACTCCGACCCGTCCGACGTGGCTCGCGTTGAAGGTCGTACCTACATCGCTTCTGTTAAGGAAGAAGATGCCGGACCGACCAACAACTGGATTGATCCGGTTGAGCTGAAAAAAACCATGACGGAACTGTACTCCGGCTGTATGAAAGGCCGCACCATGTACGTGATCCCGTTCTCCATGGGTCCAATCGGTTCCGACATTGCTAAAAACGCAATCGAAATCACCGACTCTCCGTACGTTGTGGTTAACATGCACATCATGGCCCGCGTTTCCACCGAAGTCCTTCGTCTGATCGAAAAGAACGACGATTTCATTCCCTGCCTGCACTCCGTCGGTTCGCCGCTCGAAGAAGGTCAGGAAGACAGCCGTTGGCCCTGCGCTCCGATCGAAAAGAAATACATCGCTCACTTCCCGGAAGAAAACCTCATCTGGTCCTACGGTTCCGGTTACGGCGGAAACGCTCTGCTCGGCAAAAAATGTCTGGCGCTGCGTATCGCTTCCGCAATGGCCGGCCGCGAAGGCTGGATGGCTGAGCACATGCTCATCCTCCGCTTTACCAGCCCGGAAGGCAAACAGTACCACATTGCTGCTGCGTTCCCGTCTGCCTGCGGAAAAACCAACCTGGCCATGCTCCAGTCCACCGTTCCGGGCTGGAAAGTTGAAACCATCGGTGACGATATTGCATGGATGAAGCCGGGCGAAGACGGACGTCTCTACGCCATCAACCCGGAGGCCGGATTCTTCGGTGTTGCTCCGGGTACTGCTGAGTACTCCAATCCGATGGCTCTCGCAAGCTGCGCAAGCGATGCGATCTTCACCAACGTTGTTGTGACTGAAGACAAAGACGTTTGGTGGGAAGACATGGGTTACGACTGCCCGAACGGCGGCGGAACCGACTGGAAAAACAATCCTTGGAAACAGGGTGATGTTGACGCCGACGGTAACAAAATCAAAGGTGCTCACCCGAACAGCCGCTTCACCGCTCGTGCTGACCACTGTCCGGTTATCTGCCCGGATTGGGAAAACCCGGCCGGTGTTCCGATCGATATCTTCGTATTCGGTGGAAAACGGACGTCTGTGATGCCGCTCGTACACGAAGCTTTCGACTTCGAACAGGGCGTCTACATGGGTGCAACCGCATCCTCCGAGCCGACCGCTGCTGCGCTTGACCTCGGTAACGTAAGCCTGCGCTTCGACCCGTTCGCCATGACTCCGTTCATCGGATACCACGCTGGTGACTACATGCAGCACTGGTTCGACATGGGCGAAAAACTCGGCGACAAAGCTCCGAAGTGCTTCTACGTCAACTGGTTCCAGAAAGATGAAAGCGGCTTTGTTTGGCCTGGGTTTGGCGATAACAGCCGCGTTCTGAAATGGATGTGCGACCGTGTTGAAGGCAAAGTCGACGCAGTTGAAACTCCGATTGGTCTGATGCCGAAGAAAGAGGACTTCTGTTTTGAAGGTCTCGACCTGTCCGACGAAGCCTGGGAAAAACTCATGACCGTTGACAACGCTGAGTTCCTGAAAACTGTTGAAAACGCCAAAGAGTACCTCGCCAAATTCGGCGACAAGCTCCCGGCTAAAATCAGCGAGCAGCTCGAGAAACTCGAAGCTCGTCTGAACGCCTAA
- a CDS encoding adenylosuccinate synthase, with amino-acid sequence MANSVLIGSQWGDEGKGKVIDVLTENADWVVRYQGGNNAGHTVEVGDQKYVLHLTPSGILRPTAKCVIGNGLVVDPLGLAEELQDLEKRGISIDGRLFISDRAHLVIQYHKELDGAKEAKLETGKKIGTTKRGIGPCYSDKADRNGLRMGDVLENDFEAMLRERIDVKNSMLAVLGAPALDADALVAQYMPAFEYLKPFICDTVPMLNEAIRDEKQNVLFEGAQGVMLDIDFGTYPFVTSSSTGAGGVSAGAGVPPHSITDVIGIVKAYTTRVGEGPFPTELFDDDGMQLAKVGNEFGATTGRPRRCGWFDAVVARYSAMIGGVDRWALMKLDVLDGFETIKVCVAYDCDGERVETVPASISKLARCKPIYEEFEGWNCPTTGCTSIDELPEQAKKYIKWIEGLTGVPVSILSVGPKRASTIVLG; translated from the coding sequence ATGGCTAATTCAGTTTTGATCGGGTCGCAGTGGGGCGACGAAGGCAAAGGTAAAGTAATCGATGTGCTCACCGAAAACGCAGACTGGGTGGTGCGTTATCAGGGCGGCAACAATGCCGGTCACACCGTGGAAGTGGGTGATCAGAAATATGTGCTGCACCTTACTCCGTCCGGAATTCTTCGTCCGACAGCAAAATGTGTGATTGGTAACGGTTTGGTCGTGGACCCGCTTGGTTTGGCTGAAGAACTGCAGGACCTTGAGAAACGCGGAATTTCCATCGATGGCCGTCTGTTCATCAGTGACCGCGCACACCTCGTGATTCAGTACCACAAAGAGCTCGACGGCGCCAAAGAAGCCAAGCTTGAAACGGGCAAAAAGATCGGCACCACCAAACGCGGAATCGGCCCGTGCTATTCCGATAAAGCGGACCGCAACGGTCTTCGTATGGGGGATGTGCTTGAGAATGATTTTGAAGCAATGCTGCGAGAGCGTATTGATGTTAAAAACAGCATGCTTGCTGTCCTCGGGGCTCCGGCTCTCGACGCCGATGCACTGGTCGCGCAGTACATGCCTGCCTTTGAATATCTCAAGCCGTTTATCTGCGATACCGTTCCGATGCTCAACGAAGCCATTCGCGACGAAAAACAGAATGTTCTGTTTGAAGGTGCGCAGGGTGTCATGCTTGATATCGATTTCGGAACATATCCCTTTGTCACCTCGTCCAGCACCGGAGCGGGCGGAGTTTCCGCCGGAGCCGGAGTACCGCCGCATTCCATCACGGATGTGATCGGCATCGTGAAAGCCTACACGACCCGTGTGGGAGAAGGTCCGTTCCCGACGGAACTGTTCGACGATGACGGTATGCAGCTCGCAAAGGTTGGTAATGAGTTCGGTGCCACAACCGGGCGCCCGCGTCGTTGCGGATGGTTCGATGCAGTCGTTGCTCGCTACTCTGCCATGATCGGGGGGGTCGACCGCTGGGCGCTGATGAAACTCGACGTGCTCGATGGGTTTGAAACCATCAAGGTTTGTGTGGCCTATGACTGCGACGGCGAACGGGTCGAAACCGTCCCTGCCAGCATCAGCAAGTTGGCCCGCTGCAAGCCGATCTATGAAGAATTTGAAGGCTGGAACTGCCCGACCACCGGCTGCACGTCGATTGATGAGCTGCCGGAACAGGCAAAAAAATATATCAAATGGATCGAAGGGCTGACCGGTGTTCCTGTTTCAATTCTGTCGGTTGGCCCGAAACGCGCCAGCACAATTGTTCTTGGCTAA
- a CDS encoding isoprenyl transferase, with translation MKLEIPELETVPTHVAIIMDGNGRWANERGLPRLKGHEEGAQSVLAVLRAAKAVGVKYLTLYAFSTENWKRPKDEVDGLMTLLGSFMQKHSREFLKNKIRLRVMGELDRLPRAVRGGLSKLMKESAKDYEHTLIVALSYGSRKEIADAAKAIARKTAEGELDPDAITEETFSQYLYLPDVPDPELMIRTSGELRLSNFLLWQLSYAEFYVTDTYWPDFREKEFFQALESFGKRGRRFGGIVTQ, from the coding sequence TTGAAACTGGAAATTCCAGAGCTCGAGACGGTGCCGACTCACGTGGCGATCATTATGGATGGGAATGGTCGCTGGGCCAATGAGCGCGGGTTGCCGCGCTTGAAAGGCCATGAAGAGGGCGCGCAGTCGGTGCTTGCTGTATTGAGAGCAGCAAAGGCTGTTGGCGTCAAATACCTGACTCTTTACGCGTTCAGCACAGAAAACTGGAAGCGTCCCAAAGACGAAGTCGACGGACTGATGACGCTGCTGGGCTCTTTTATGCAGAAGCATTCCCGGGAGTTTCTGAAAAATAAAATTCGTTTGCGGGTCATGGGCGAACTCGATCGGCTTCCCAGAGCGGTTCGGGGGGGGCTGTCCAAACTGATGAAGGAATCCGCAAAGGATTATGAGCACACGCTGATTGTGGCGCTCAGTTACGGCAGTCGCAAGGAGATTGCAGACGCGGCCAAGGCCATTGCCCGTAAAACGGCTGAGGGAGAGCTGGATCCGGACGCGATTACCGAAGAAACTTTTTCGCAGTATTTGTATCTGCCTGACGTGCCGGATCCGGAACTGATGATTCGCACCAGCGGCGAGTTGCGGTTGAGCAATTTCCTGCTCTGGCAGCTGTCGTATGCTGAATTTTATGTCACTGATACCTACTGGCCGGATTTTCGTGAAAAGGAATTTTTCCAGGCCTTGGAAAGTTTTGGTAAGCGGGGCCGGCGTTTTGGCGGCATCGTGACGCAATAA
- a CDS encoding phosphatidate cytidylyltransferase, whose translation MDKKRILLGLTIAAVLITLLLIVPAGNPAALVVFLAICALAMREIYALMAKGNMPASTGMGMTSGLVFVALTWWVSRSDQWTDNALWALLLAILIVNFFRLPLSQRDALRAIRNALGTLFGFIYVAFFWSFFVRLYMEGDISEPARVAFYLLLAVKWGDAGAYFIGSRFGRHRLAPSVSPKKSWEGLLGGILFSCVVGVIWWIATDGTLGPYSFPLYHVLILGVVLPIIGTMGDLVESLFKRAVDVKDSGAIAHGMGGMLDMIDSLLFTAPFMYIYIQIFLD comes from the coding sequence ATGGATAAAAAACGAATTTTGCTTGGCCTGACGATTGCGGCCGTGCTGATTACGCTGCTGCTGATTGTGCCGGCCGGGAATCCGGCCGCTCTGGTTGTCTTTTTGGCGATTTGTGCTTTGGCGATGCGCGAGATTTATGCGCTGATGGCTAAAGGGAATATGCCGGCATCTACAGGGATGGGAATGACCAGCGGTCTGGTCTTTGTTGCGTTGACCTGGTGGGTATCCCGCTCGGACCAATGGACGGATAACGCATTATGGGCACTGCTGCTCGCGATTTTGATTGTTAATTTTTTCCGGTTGCCGCTCAGTCAAAGGGATGCGCTGAGGGCGATTCGCAATGCGCTGGGAACCTTGTTCGGTTTTATTTATGTTGCCTTTTTCTGGAGCTTTTTCGTGCGGCTTTATATGGAAGGGGACATCAGCGAGCCGGCTCGGGTTGCGTTTTATCTGCTGCTCGCGGTTAAGTGGGGCGATGCCGGGGCGTACTTCATCGGTTCCAGGTTCGGCAGGCACCGTCTTGCTCCTTCGGTTTCTCCGAAGAAGAGCTGGGAGGGGTTGTTGGGTGGCATTCTTTTCTCATGCGTGGTCGGGGTCATTTGGTGGATTGCCACCGATGGGACATTGGGACCATATTCTTTTCCGCTGTACCATGTGCTGATTCTGGGAGTGGTGCTTCCAATTATTGGAACGATGGGGGATTTGGTGGAGTCGTTATTTAAGCGGGCTGTGGACGTGAAAGATTCCGGGGCCATTGCACATGGTATGGGCGGCATGCTTGATATGATTGACAGTCTGCTTTTTACCGCGCCCTTTATGTACATCTACATTCAGATTTTCTTAGATTAG
- the rseP gene encoding RIP metalloprotease RseP, which produces MLDILLSGWTIFYSVVLALFLFGVTVFVHEFGHFIVARKCGLKVLTFSIGFGRGIVQWERGGIHYKIGWIPFGGYVSLPQLDPSGMERLQGSEDAEPLPPISPWKKIAVAVAGPVGNIILASLIAVAIWLVPGDDAGSQIRSLVGAVETNSAAYAAGLRAGDEIIAVNGTTVKTWYDFSVETLLQAEDTAALTVLSDGVEKTIALPVVEREGGERLVDGISPAVPCVFGAVYSDTPAERAGLFRGDEVLAFNDDPIISWDDFTERIQSMKPGESAKLTVVRKGEPQVLSIAPEYNEEYDRMMIGVQLGGGSGMPWMQYKNPLDQIKYDALAIVRVLQALTSPSEAPQAAKGLGGPVAIFDMLMLSIKMGLLNTLGLIRFLNINLAILNLMPIPVLDGGHIVFSLWEGITRRKVNAKAQAILVNACAILLIGAMLLLTVNDIDRKFQFKKFFSNLITGQAETVKDSAPAEGE; this is translated from the coding sequence ATGCTAGACATTCTTCTTTCCGGCTGGACGATTTTTTACAGTGTTGTTCTCGCGCTTTTCCTGTTCGGGGTGACCGTGTTTGTGCACGAATTCGGTCATTTTATCGTGGCGCGCAAATGCGGGCTGAAAGTTCTTACATTTTCGATCGGCTTCGGACGGGGAATCGTTCAGTGGGAACGCGGCGGCATCCATTATAAAATCGGATGGATTCCGTTTGGCGGCTATGTTTCGCTGCCGCAGCTCGATCCCTCAGGTATGGAACGGCTGCAGGGATCGGAAGACGCCGAGCCGCTGCCTCCGATTTCTCCGTGGAAAAAAATCGCGGTCGCGGTTGCCGGCCCGGTTGGGAATATTATTCTGGCCTCCTTGATTGCTGTGGCTATTTGGCTGGTGCCTGGTGATGATGCCGGATCTCAAATCCGCTCGCTGGTTGGTGCAGTTGAGACGAACAGTGCCGCTTATGCTGCTGGCTTGCGTGCTGGCGATGAAATCATTGCGGTTAATGGGACGACCGTTAAAACCTGGTACGATTTCAGTGTCGAGACTTTGTTGCAGGCCGAAGATACTGCTGCGTTGACTGTTTTGTCGGATGGCGTCGAAAAAACAATTGCTCTTCCTGTTGTAGAACGCGAAGGGGGGGAGCGTTTGGTGGATGGAATCTCTCCTGCGGTGCCATGCGTGTTTGGAGCTGTTTATTCGGACACTCCTGCCGAGCGTGCCGGATTGTTCCGTGGGGATGAGGTGCTCGCATTCAATGACGACCCAATCATCAGCTGGGATGATTTTACTGAGCGGATTCAGTCTATGAAGCCCGGCGAAAGTGCGAAGCTTACTGTCGTCCGGAAAGGAGAACCGCAGGTCCTGTCTATTGCCCCGGAATACAACGAAGAGTATGACCGCATGATGATTGGTGTTCAGCTGGGTGGCGGAAGCGGTATGCCCTGGATGCAGTACAAAAACCCGCTTGATCAGATTAAATACGATGCGCTGGCAATTGTTCGTGTGCTGCAGGCTTTGACGTCTCCGTCCGAGGCTCCGCAGGCCGCCAAAGGCCTGGGGGGGCCTGTGGCTATTTTTGATATGTTGATGCTGTCCATTAAAATGGGACTTCTTAATACGCTGGGGCTGATTCGCTTTTTAAATATCAACCTTGCCATTCTCAATTTGATGCCGATCCCAGTGTTGGACGGTGGGCATATTGTCTTTTCCCTGTGGGAGGGAATTACCCGTCGTAAAGTGAATGCAAAGGCGCAGGCCATTCTGGTGAATGCCTGTGCCATTCTGTTGATCGGAGCCATGCTTTTACTGACGGTTAACGATATTGACCGGAAGTTTCAGTTTAAGAAATTTTTCAGCAACCTGATCACCGGTCAGGCCGAAACAGTGAAGGACAGCGCTCCAGCAGAGGGAGAGTAA
- the smpB gene encoding SsrA-binding protein SmpB — translation MASKKKKSGSGPGILASNRKAFRDYHVMDKLEAGIELCGTEVKSIRQGHLRVDEAYVQIKNGQAELHQMTVQPYEHGNIFNHDPTRPRRLLMHKKEILRLESKISEKGLTLVPLKVYLKNGRVKVEIALCKGKDTVDKRETLKKKSADMEARRAMRRHTM, via the coding sequence ATGGCTTCCAAGAAAAAAAAATCAGGCTCCGGCCCCGGCATACTGGCCTCCAACCGCAAGGCCTTTCGGGATTACCATGTGATGGACAAACTCGAGGCCGGCATTGAACTGTGCGGCACTGAGGTTAAATCCATTCGCCAGGGGCATCTTCGGGTGGACGAAGCCTATGTGCAGATTAAAAACGGTCAGGCCGAACTGCACCAAATGACCGTACAGCCTTACGAGCACGGAAATATCTTCAACCACGATCCGACCCGTCCTCGCCGTCTGCTGATGCACAAAAAAGAAATCCTGCGCCTCGAGAGTAAAATCAGTGAAAAAGGGCTGACTCTCGTTCCGCTCAAGGTCTATCTGAAAAACGGTCGGGTAAAAGTCGAGATCGCGCTTTGCAAAGGGAAAGACACCGTCGATAAACGCGAGACTCTCAAAAAGAAAAGCGCCGACATGGAAGCCCGGCGCGCCATGCGCCGTCACACGATGTAG
- a CDS encoding DNA-directed RNA polymerase subunit omega, with product MNFEYLTKAQEKIGNVPTLVNLVSYRTRQLNRGARPMVKPDHPEQDNHDIVLKEIVEGKLTVEMGVEPPDDIFGDLDAGAEDDGPAVVL from the coding sequence ATGAATTTTGAATATCTGACCAAAGCACAGGAAAAAATCGGCAACGTGCCGACACTGGTGAACCTGGTTTCGTACCGCACCCGCCAGCTCAATCGCGGTGCCCGCCCGATGGTCAAACCTGACCACCCGGAACAGGACAACCACGACATTGTCCTGAAAGAAATTGTTGAAGGAAAACTGACCGTTGAAATGGGCGTTGAGCCGCCGGACGATATTTTCGGAGATCTTGACGCCGGCGCCGAGGATGACGGTCCTGCTGTGGTTCTCTAA
- the groL gene encoding chaperonin GroEL (60 kDa chaperone family; promotes refolding of misfolded polypeptides especially under stressful conditions; forms two stacked rings of heptamers to form a barrel-shaped 14mer; ends can be capped by GroES; misfolded proteins enter the barrel where they are refolded when GroES binds): MAKQMKFDVDAREAMLKGVEKLAKAVAVTLGPKGRNVILDKKFGSPAVTKDGVSVAKEIELEDAFENMGAQMVREVASKTSDIAGDGTTTATVLAEAIYREGIKNVTAGANPMSLKRGIDKATAELVAALEKLSKKVKSNEEIAQVGTISANGDAEIGKIIADAMAAVGNDGPITIEESKSITTDLEVKEGMLFDKGYLSPYFVTNAEEMEVAMEDPYILLFEKKISNLQDMLPLLQNVAKTSKPFLIIAEDIEGEALATLVVNKLRGTLNVCAVKAPGFGDRRKAMMEDIAILTGGKFITEDLGITLESVTLDDLGTAKRVTVDKDETVIVDGAGKKADISARCDQIRRQMEETTSDYDREKLQERLAKLGGGVAVINVGAATESEMKEKKDRVEDALHATRAAAEEGIVPGGGVALIRAQKVLDKMDLEGDEAVGADIVRKACEAPLRQLVSNAGLEGAIVVQDVKKGKQVSGYNVATGEYVDMVAAGIIDPTKVTRSALQNAASIAGLLLTTECMITDLPEKGAPAAPDMSGMGGMGGMGGMGGMM; this comes from the coding sequence ATGGCTAAACAGATGAAATTCGATGTGGATGCCCGCGAAGCGATGCTGAAAGGTGTCGAAAAGCTGGCAAAAGCAGTTGCAGTAACCCTCGGACCGAAAGGCCGCAACGTCATCCTCGACAAAAAGTTCGGCTCCCCGGCTGTCACCAAAGACGGTGTATCAGTTGCAAAGGAAATTGAACTCGAAGATGCATTCGAAAACATGGGTGCACAGATGGTTCGCGAAGTCGCCAGCAAAACCAGCGACATTGCCGGAGACGGTACCACCACCGCCACCGTGCTGGCTGAAGCCATCTATCGCGAAGGAATTAAAAACGTCACCGCCGGCGCCAACCCGATGAGCCTCAAGCGCGGCATCGACAAAGCCACGGCCGAGCTGGTTGCTGCGCTGGAAAAACTGAGCAAAAAAGTAAAATCCAACGAAGAAATCGCTCAGGTCGGAACCATCTCTGCCAACGGTGATGCTGAAATCGGTAAAATCATTGCAGACGCCATGGCCGCAGTCGGCAACGACGGGCCGATCACGATCGAAGAATCCAAATCCATCACCACCGACCTCGAAGTCAAAGAAGGGATGCTGTTTGACAAAGGCTATCTCTCTCCGTACTTCGTAACCAACGCCGAAGAGATGGAAGTGGCCATGGAAGATCCGTACATCCTCCTGTTCGAGAAAAAAATCTCCAACCTGCAGGATATGCTTCCGCTGCTTCAGAACGTTGCTAAAACCAGCAAACCGTTCCTGATCATTGCAGAAGACATTGAAGGCGAAGCGCTCGCGACCCTCGTCGTGAACAAACTGCGCGGAACGCTCAACGTCTGCGCCGTGAAAGCTCCGGGCTTCGGCGATCGCCGCAAGGCCATGATGGAAGATATCGCCATCCTGACCGGCGGAAAATTCATCACTGAAGACCTCGGCATCACCCTCGAAAGCGTTACGCTCGACGACCTCGGCACCGCAAAACGCGTTACTGTGGACAAAGACGAAACCGTCATCGTTGACGGGGCAGGCAAAAAAGCCGACATCAGCGCACGTTGCGACCAAATTCGCCGCCAGATGGAAGAAACCACTTCGGACTACGACCGCGAAAAACTGCAGGAACGCCTGGCCAAACTCGGCGGCGGCGTAGCAGTCATCAATGTCGGAGCTGCAACTGAGTCCGAAATGAAAGAGAAAAAGGACCGCGTGGAAGATGCACTGCACGCGACCCGCGCCGCGGCCGAAGAAGGCATTGTTCCGGGTGGAGGCGTTGCCCTCATCCGCGCACAGAAAGTCCTGGACAAAATGGATCTCGAAGGCGACGAAGCCGTGGGTGCCGACATTGTTCGCAAAGCCTGCGAAGCCCCGCTTCGCCAGCTGGTAAGCAACGCCGGCCTCGAAGGCGCCATCGTTGTGCAGGATGTCAAAAAAGGCAAACAGGTCAGCGGTTACAACGTCGCTACCGGCGAATACGTCGACATGGTTGCCGCCGGCATCATCGACCCGACCAAAGTGACCCGTTCGGCCCTGCAGAACGCAGCCAGCATCGCCGGCCTGCTTCTGACCACCGAATGCATGATCACCGACCTGCCCGAAAAAGGCGCCCCGGCCGCTCCGGATATGAGCGGAATGGGTGGAATGGGAGGTATGGGCGGTATGGGCGGCATGATGTAA